Sequence from the Pontibacter pudoricolor genome:
TAGTGTAAGCATATGAAAAGATACATACTCTTTTTCTTAACAATTTTCTTTGTCGTAGCCTGTAGTTCATCAGAGAATCCGTCACCCGCTGCTACAGAGTCTATTTCACTTCTTACTAAAACAGCTACTCCCGGGCAAATAGTAATTTCTCAGGCGGCAGATAAACCTGAGATTACTTCTACTTCTGTAATTAAAGTTGGAGAACTGGACGTGCAGGTTTTTGCCGGGGATTCTAACCAGGTACTTTTTATCATGCCTGTACTTGCTTCCGGAAATGTAGTGGTTAATTACAGCGGAATAGGTATCAGTAAGCAACTTGATTTGACAGTAGGAGCTTATACGACGATAACTAACCCTGCTGCTGTGGCCAATGCCTTTACAACTGAATTAGATGCTGTTGCGAAAAAACTGCAAGCGTATGTAAATGATCCTATTATACAGTTGGATCCTGCCTACATAGCTGTATTGAATCAGCAGAACCAGGCTGTGAAAGAGAACTTCTCTAAACTGACTGCTGAAGAACAGTTAAAGCTAGCCTACATGCTGCAAAGTATAACACCAGATGAAAGCGAGTTTAGTTTAGATGAGCCTGATCCGAATAACTATAGAATAAATAATACTGCCGACCCCGGCGAAGAAATTTACAGAACCGGGAAGAACTTTGTAAAAAGCATGATTGCCGGTTCTGTAAGCTTATTTCTTGGTACACAGTTAGCTATGCTTCCTTCCCCATTGTTATTTGATAAGGTAGCAGCCGCAGCTTGTATGGCCACAAGTGTTGGTTTTTTTGTGAAGGCACATTCTGAAGCACAAAGAATAGCCCTGTTAAAAGGTGTGGCAGAGACAATACTTGAATCATTTTCTGGTAACCGTGTAGGCGTGGTAATTCCCGGTGGAAGACAAGCAGCAGCAGATGAGACTGTCTTTAACAAAGATAAAGCAAAAGTGCTGACCTTAAATGGTGAATACCGAACACTGGTAAAAACAGATGCCGGTTCTTCTGTAGCCTTTTTTGCCACTACCTTCAAGTACCTGGCCAAAATGCAGGAATCGTACAATACCATTTTGGCAACTACCAATAAAATCAAAAGCTGGTTCTTTGGGTCCGGCCCAAGCATCCCGGAATATAAAGATCCGATAAAGACCCAGGCTGCTAAGAAAGAACTACCACTACCATCCGGTAAAGTAGCTTTTAAGAATATCTCCGATGCCAAGATTCAACTCTCGGCTACTCCTGCAGCAGATGGTAAGTTTAACCTTGTTGCAACCAGCACTGCTACCGGCCTGCAGGATAAGCCATTCAGTTTTGATGTTTTATTTACGGATAATAACCTGGGCGTGCTTCTTACCAAAAAAGTGACTGCTATTTACAGGCCTGCTCAACCACATGCTGTTTCGCTGGTAGACGGAAATAACCAGGAAGGTGAACCGGGTAAGCTGTTAGCGAAGCCTTTGAAAGTAAAAGTGATAGATGCAGATGGAAATGCCTTGAAGGACATAGAGGTAGAATGGACTGTTAAATCAGGAAATGGTACCTTAAGCGCAGCTAAGACAGTTACTGATGCCCAAGGCATGACTGAAGTAACCTGGAAGATGCATCAAACGCCTTCCGCGGATCAAAGAGTTGAAGCGATGGTGAGAAAAGGGGATGGCACTTTGGTAAATGGAGCTCCTGTTGCATTTAAAGCTACGCTGGGCATAGTAACCAGGCTGATAAATGGAAGCCCATGGAAACTTACATCCTATATTGTAGATGGAGAAGAGCAATTTAATTTTAAAAATTTAGGTAACAAAACGTGTTATCCGGCTGGAATTTATGATAAAACTAGATTTGTTGAAGGGACGTTTTCTTTTAGTTCAACTACCCTAACAAAGAACATTAAATCAGAAGAACACACTTATAATTGTAACGCTAAATCTTTTGACATAAGCTATAATAACAATTGGAGTGGTGCTCACCAATGGAAAATAGATAAAGGTACCGGGAAATTAGTCTTTATGAATGATGGCCAGGAAGAAGCTTGGCTGGCAATTACTATAATTTCTGATACCAAAATAAGGTTCGATGGTATAGGTGGTAGAGGAGAGGATGAGATGGGTTTTTCATTTGAAATAGAAGACTAATTTTCTAATTCAATAGCATGAACATTTTTTATCAGAGATATAGGCTGTCGTATTTAAAGGTTGACAATCATTCTCTACGAAACAAGCGTAGCAGAAATTAAAAAGAATTAAACATTTTAGAAAACGATCTGCACCCTTATAGTTCGATAAACCAAATCGAAGGGGAAATTTATTGAACCAAAAAAGCCGTTACATTTAACGTGGAGTGGCTTTTTTACTATAGTAGTCCGTAGGGGAATCGAACCCCTGTTGCCAGAATGAAAATCTGAAGTCCTAACCCCTAGACGAACGGACCGTGCTGTGTTTTACCAACCATTTGCTGATTGGTGATGCAAATATAGGCTACAAAAATGTTTTGCAAAACATTTAAGCCAAAAAAAACCGAACCAAACCGTAATTGCTTCGTTGTCAGGGTAGAAAAAAATATTGGTTTTACTATAAGCTAATCGTAACTTCGCACCATATTAAATACTCATCATACCAAACATAGATATCATGTCTAAAATTAAAGTTGCAATTAACGGTTTTGGCCGTATCGGTAGACTTACTTTTAAGGCACTGCTCCAGAAAGAGAATGTAGAAGTAGTTGCTATCAACGACCTTACCAATACTAAAACACTCGCCCATTTGCTTAAGTATGACTCCGTACATGGCAAGTTTGATGGCACGGTAGAAGCTACTGATAACGGCATTATCGTAAATGGCCGTGAAATCAGAATTACAGCTGAGCGCGAGCCTAAAAACCTGCCTTGGGGACAGCTTGGCGTAGATGTAGTACTTGAATCAACTGGTCGTTTTGTGGACGAGCAGGGCGCTGGCGGTCACCTGGAAGCCGGTGCTAAAAAAGTAGTTATCTCTGCACCTGCAAAAGGTAACATACCTACAGTTGTACTAGGCGTGAACGAAGACATCCTGAAAGGTGATGAAACTATAGTTTCCAACGCATCGTGCACAACAAACTGCCTTGCACCAATGGCTAAAGTACTTGACGATACTTTCGGTATCGAGAAAGGCTATATTACAACTGTGCACGCATATACTTCTGATCAGAGCCTGCAGGATTCGCCACATAGCGACCTGAGAAGAGCGCGTGCTGCTGCTTACTCTATCATCCCAACATCTACTGGTGCTGCTAAGGCGGTAGGTCTTGTATTGCCACACCTTAAAGGTAAACTGGATGGCGTTGCAATGCGCGTGCCTATTCCGGATGGCTCTCTTACAGACTTAACCTGTATCTTAAAGAGACCGGTTACAAAAGAAGAAATTAATGCGGCGATGAAAAAGGCTGCTGAAGGTGAAATGAAAGGCATTCTGGAGTATACCGAAGATCCGATTGTTTCTATCGATATCGTTGGCAACCCACACTCTTGTATTTTTGATGCAGAGCTTACTTCAGCGAACGAAACACTTGTAAAAGTAGTAGGCTGGTACGATAACGAAACCGGTTACTCTAACAGAGCTGCTGACCTGATCGCGAAGATCGGACAATAAGCTATAGTTATATAACATAAACGAAAGCCTGCCAAATGGTGGGCTTTCGTTTTTTTGTTGCGTATATATAGCTATACTATAAATTAAATTAGTAAATTGATATATATCATAGTTTAAGGAAACAG
This genomic interval carries:
- a CDS encoding Ig-like domain-containing protein encodes the protein MKRYILFFLTIFFVVACSSSENPSPAATESISLLTKTATPGQIVISQAADKPEITSTSVIKVGELDVQVFAGDSNQVLFIMPVLASGNVVVNYSGIGISKQLDLTVGAYTTITNPAAVANAFTTELDAVAKKLQAYVNDPIIQLDPAYIAVLNQQNQAVKENFSKLTAEEQLKLAYMLQSITPDESEFSLDEPDPNNYRINNTADPGEEIYRTGKNFVKSMIAGSVSLFLGTQLAMLPSPLLFDKVAAAACMATSVGFFVKAHSEAQRIALLKGVAETILESFSGNRVGVVIPGGRQAAADETVFNKDKAKVLTLNGEYRTLVKTDAGSSVAFFATTFKYLAKMQESYNTILATTNKIKSWFFGSGPSIPEYKDPIKTQAAKKELPLPSGKVAFKNISDAKIQLSATPAADGKFNLVATSTATGLQDKPFSFDVLFTDNNLGVLLTKKVTAIYRPAQPHAVSLVDGNNQEGEPGKLLAKPLKVKVIDADGNALKDIEVEWTVKSGNGTLSAAKTVTDAQGMTEVTWKMHQTPSADQRVEAMVRKGDGTLVNGAPVAFKATLGIVTRLINGSPWKLTSYIVDGEEQFNFKNLGNKTCYPAGIYDKTRFVEGTFSFSSTTLTKNIKSEEHTYNCNAKSFDISYNNNWSGAHQWKIDKGTGKLVFMNDGQEEAWLAITIISDTKIRFDGIGGRGEDEMGFSFEIED
- the gap gene encoding type I glyceraldehyde-3-phosphate dehydrogenase, encoding MSKIKVAINGFGRIGRLTFKALLQKENVEVVAINDLTNTKTLAHLLKYDSVHGKFDGTVEATDNGIIVNGREIRITAEREPKNLPWGQLGVDVVLESTGRFVDEQGAGGHLEAGAKKVVISAPAKGNIPTVVLGVNEDILKGDETIVSNASCTTNCLAPMAKVLDDTFGIEKGYITTVHAYTSDQSLQDSPHSDLRRARAAAYSIIPTSTGAAKAVGLVLPHLKGKLDGVAMRVPIPDGSLTDLTCILKRPVTKEEINAAMKKAAEGEMKGILEYTEDPIVSIDIVGNPHSCIFDAELTSANETLVKVVGWYDNETGYSNRAADLIAKIGQ